A single region of the Maylandia zebra isolate NMK-2024a linkage group LG17, Mzebra_GT3a, whole genome shotgun sequence genome encodes:
- the ucmaa gene encoding upper zone of growth plate and cartilage matrix associated a, whose translation MSWARVFVLSVLTTLFVITFFSLVEGAAVRDDSKASDAKGAAQQVFMPESDASNFFKRRNRRSVRYYEFLAEQRVKMAADERRREYNEEQRNEYENYVEEDRDEVNERSRETNEQLREFHYDGLSPRYYWFH comes from the exons ATGTCCTGGGCTCGAGTCTTTGTCTTGTCTGTTCTCACCACCCTCTTTGTCATTACCT TTTTCAGCCTGGTGGAAGGTGCAGCAGTACGGGATGACTCAAAAGCATCAGATGCTAAAG gTGCTGCACAGCAGGTTTTTATGCCCGAGTCAGACGCCTCCAACTTTTTCAAACGCCGCAATCGGCGCTCAGTCCGATACTACGAGTTCCTAG CTGAGCAGAGGGTGAAAATGGCAGCCGATGAGCGCAGGAGGGAGTACAATGAGGAACAAAGGAACGAATATGAGAACTATGTTGAGGAGGACCGAGACG AGGTTAATGAGAGGTCAAGAGAGACAAATGAGCAGTTGCGTGAGTTTCATTACGATGGTCTCTCTCCTCGCTACTACTGGTTCCACTAA